Proteins encoded within one genomic window of Sulfurovum sp. XGS-02:
- a CDS encoding ABC transporter substrate-binding protein: MLKKIILLLFLSLISLYAIEEQNIQKVTDTKVREVLNILKDKTLSQKQKDAKNVRIIDDIFDFDIMSQISLGRKWKSLSNNEKARFSKAFEKKIKHSYLDKLRLYNNEKVIIKDLEKVKSNRITLETQVIGLDDTYKVIYLFYKKKHTNEWYIYDVELVGVSIIQTYRKQFSEFLQTKTIKQLIESL, translated from the coding sequence ATGTTAAAAAAAATCATTCTACTCTTGTTTCTCTCTCTCATCTCTCTTTATGCGATAGAAGAGCAAAATATTCAAAAAGTAACGGATACAAAGGTAAGAGAGGTCTTGAATATCTTGAAAGACAAAACCCTGTCCCAGAAACAAAAAGATGCAAAGAATGTTCGTATTATAGACGATATTTTTGATTTTGACATTATGTCACAAATTAGTTTGGGCAGAAAATGGAAATCACTTTCAAACAATGAAAAAGCACGGTTTTCCAAAGCTTTTGAGAAAAAAATAAAACATTCCTATCTGGATAAACTAAGACTCTACAACAATGAAAAAGTGATCATTAAAGATCTGGAAAAGGTCAAATCTAACCGTATTACTTTGGAAACTCAGGTCATAGGTCTTGATGACACCTACAAAGTTATCTATCTTTTTTACAAAAAGAAACATACCAATGAATGGTATATTTATGATGTAGAGTTGGTCGGTGTGAGTATTATACAGACCTATAGAAAACAGTTTTCAGAGTTTTTACAGACAAAAACGATAAAACAGCTTATAGAATCGCTTTAA
- a CDS encoding RND family transporter, translated as MLYTLYQKLILKYPFWVLTILISSILIFGINIQKLEIDASAETLLLNDDKDLAFSRTVAKRFQTNDLLILAYKPKQDLLSPESLQTLTRITNDLEQLPRVESVDSLINVPLFFSPIREMDDLINETRTLKSDDINLSMVKHEFLTSPLYKDSLVNKDFTISSIIIHLYQDPEYFTLLEERNRLLDKQKASLLTKEEKQELHDVSIAFKAHRDAQRDIDNQNITAIRALISKYQDDATFFLGGVQMISNDIVGFIKNDLLIYGSTLILLIILVLGFIFKKIRWVMLPILICALSVIAITSSLGYFGWEITVISSNFIALQLIITISIVLHLIVRYEELLTRYPRASSKRLILYTVLTKATPTTFAILTTIAGFSSLLYSHIYPVINLGWMMSAGITMSLVIAFIILPAVLMLLKKTPPVKQKRSMAFIPSLTAKIVLHDKKAIYIVTLLSIVFSITGASQLIVENSFINYFKKDTEIYKGMSIIDQELGGTTPLDVILTLSDKNSTPTSTASTQEETFDETDSFEEEFSSVEDQDQYWFTEEKIQIIKNVHHYLTDLAQVGEVQSFATLLATGKILNKNKNLDSIDLALIYKKLPQKYRDVILTPYVNIEHDQLRFSTRVIDSNEVLRRDALLKKVKDDLTQLIDPNVATVQLSNLMVLYNNMLQSLFHSQITMIGLVLLIVSLMFLILFRSLKLTLIALTVNVIPIALVFGFMGWLHIPLDIMTITIAAIAMGIGIDDTIHYIHRFKVEFEKDNRYYFSMHRTSTSIGNALYFTTLVIVIGFSILTLSNLIPTIYFGLLTMVVMIAALTSDMILLPKLLIVFKPFKRVK; from the coding sequence ATGCTCTATACACTTTATCAAAAGCTTATACTCAAATACCCTTTTTGGGTTTTAACGATCCTGATCAGCAGTATACTTATTTTTGGCATCAATATTCAAAAACTGGAGATAGATGCTTCTGCAGAAACACTTCTTTTAAATGATGATAAAGACCTGGCATTTTCCAGAACTGTAGCAAAAAGATTCCAAACCAATGATCTCCTTATTCTTGCCTATAAACCCAAACAGGATCTACTCTCTCCAGAAAGCCTGCAAACCTTAACACGTATCACTAATGACCTGGAGCAATTACCTCGTGTTGAATCTGTAGATTCACTCATCAACGTACCTCTGTTTTTTTCACCTATCAGAGAGATGGATGATCTGATCAATGAAACCAGAACACTGAAGAGTGATGACATCAATCTCTCCATGGTGAAGCATGAGTTTTTAACCAGCCCTCTCTATAAAGACAGCCTTGTCAATAAAGATTTCACGATCTCCTCGATCATCATCCATTTATACCAGGATCCGGAATACTTCACACTTTTAGAAGAGAGAAATCGTTTACTTGACAAACAAAAAGCCTCTCTACTTACAAAAGAAGAGAAACAGGAACTCCACGATGTCTCTATAGCATTTAAAGCACATAGAGATGCACAACGCGACATCGACAATCAAAATATTACAGCAATCCGCGCTCTGATCTCAAAGTATCAAGATGATGCCACGTTCTTTTTAGGTGGTGTGCAAATGATCTCCAACGATATTGTCGGGTTTATCAAAAACGATCTACTAATTTACGGAAGTACTCTGATACTCCTTATTATCCTTGTTTTGGGTTTTATTTTCAAAAAAATCAGATGGGTGATGCTGCCTATTCTGATTTGTGCGCTCTCCGTTATTGCGATCACGAGCAGCCTGGGATATTTTGGATGGGAGATCACCGTCATCTCTTCGAACTTTATTGCTTTGCAGCTGATCATTACCATTTCCATCGTTCTGCATCTGATTGTAAGGTATGAAGAACTTTTGACACGCTATCCTCGTGCTTCGTCCAAAAGACTCATCTTATATACGGTGCTTACAAAGGCCACACCTACTACCTTTGCTATTCTCACTACAATTGCAGGCTTCTCCTCACTGCTCTATTCTCATATCTATCCTGTCATCAATCTAGGCTGGATGATGAGTGCAGGTATCACCATGTCATTGGTGATCGCATTTATTATCTTACCTGCTGTCCTGATGTTACTGAAAAAAACACCCCCCGTAAAACAGAAGAGATCTATGGCTTTTATACCTTCTCTGACTGCCAAAATCGTACTACATGATAAAAAAGCGATCTATATCGTCACCCTTCTCTCAATTGTCTTTAGTATTACGGGGGCTTCACAGCTGATTGTAGAAAACAGTTTTATTAACTACTTTAAAAAAGATACGGAGATCTACAAAGGTATGAGTATTATCGATCAGGAACTAGGAGGTACCACTCCCTTAGATGTCATACTCACGTTATCGGATAAAAACAGTACTCCTACATCCACGGCTTCAACCCAGGAAGAGACATTTGACGAGACAGATTCCTTCGAAGAGGAATTTTCGTCTGTAGAGGACCAGGACCAATACTGGTTTACGGAGGAGAAGATCCAGATCATCAAAAATGTCCATCACTATTTGACGGACCTTGCACAGGTAGGTGAGGTACAGTCTTTTGCCACACTTCTAGCTACAGGAAAGATACTCAATAAAAACAAAAACCTGGACAGTATAGACCTCGCTTTGATCTATAAAAAACTCCCCCAGAAATACAGAGATGTGATACTCACGCCTTACGTCAATATTGAACATGACCAGCTAAGGTTCTCTACACGTGTCATAGACTCTAATGAAGTATTACGCAGAGACGCACTACTAAAAAAGGTCAAAGATGACCTCACACAACTTATAGATCCTAATGTAGCAACCGTACAGCTCTCAAATCTTATGGTCCTTTATAATAATATGCTGCAATCTCTTTTCCATTCACAGATCACGATGATCGGCCTCGTATTGCTCATCGTTTCCCTCATGTTCCTTATTTTGTTCAGGTCTCTAAAACTCACATTGATCGCTTTGACCGTCAATGTTATTCCCATAGCACTTGTCTTTGGATTTATGGGCTGGCTGCATATCCCTCTGGACATTATGACCATTACCATAGCCGCTATTGCTATGGGTATCGGTATCGATGATACGATACACTATATCCATCGGTTTAAAGTTGAATTTGAAAAGGACAATCGTTACTACTTTAGCATGCATAGAACAAGTACCAGCATAGGAAATGCCTTATACTTTACCACACTGGTTATCGTGATAGGGTTTTCCATCCTGACCTTGTCAAATCTAATCCCAACCATTTATTTCGGTCTGCTGACCATGGTAGTAATGATCGCTGCACTCACCTCTGATATGATACTTTTACCCAAACTTTTGATCGTGTTCAAGCCATTCAAAAGAGTCAAATAG
- a CDS encoding M3 family metallopeptidase, which translates to MFQEFKIDNLDQFPKDLETLLNQQRVTINDITANAESSYDKVLKPLQDLDEELGLFFTPLSHLNSVMNSDETQKAYEASIPLLSKFSSEMAQNEALFKKIEAIKADSKEANKVLEHEIRGFVLSGVNLPEDKKKRLEEISLKLSELSNQFSQNLLDATNAYELIIEDEKDVEGMPQSDIDAAKEEMDGKTVYKFTLQIPSYLAYMTYGPNREYRKELSKAYATRAPENAEVIDQILALKHEKSQLLGFSSYAEYALETRDASREDDVITFLNELADAALPQAKKELEELREYAKRVDSIEDLAGYDVGYYSEKLKKEKFDFDDTITKPYFKQEKVLEGLLYIVSELFGVTFEPADVPTWHTCVKPFDIFEEGKLSGRIYFDLEARKEKRGGAWMNDWETHYVDSKGDLHLPSAFIVCNFSPTTPKTPSLLRHDDVVTLFHEMGHAIHHLFGKCKERSVSGINGVAWDVVEFPSQFLENFAYEAAILKRFGFHYETGEPISEELMAKIKETKNFQAALGILRQVEFSLFDFVLHQDLYQGEEVQRLLDGIREKTSLLTPPSYNKFQHGFAHIFAGGYAAGYYSYKWAEVLSADAFFSCLDNESGFNKERAKGYKEYILASGGAIEMSELYEEWLGRKADVQSLIKLYEIA; encoded by the coding sequence ATGTTTCAAGAATTCAAAATAGACAATTTAGACCAATTCCCCAAAGATTTAGAGACCCTTTTAAACCAGCAAAGAGTAACGATCAATGATATCACTGCAAATGCAGAGAGCAGTTATGACAAGGTCCTTAAACCCTTGCAAGACCTGGATGAAGAACTAGGGCTTTTCTTTACCCCGCTTTCTCATCTGAATTCCGTAATGAACTCAGACGAAACACAAAAAGCCTATGAAGCATCTATCCCTCTGCTTTCGAAATTCAGTTCTGAAATGGCACAAAACGAAGCCCTCTTTAAAAAGATTGAGGCGATCAAGGCAGATTCCAAAGAAGCGAACAAAGTACTGGAACATGAGATCAGAGGTTTTGTACTCTCTGGGGTCAATCTCCCCGAAGATAAGAAAAAACGACTCGAAGAGATCAGCCTCAAACTCTCTGAACTTTCCAACCAGTTTTCACAAAATCTCCTTGATGCGACCAATGCCTATGAACTTATCATCGAAGATGAAAAAGATGTTGAAGGGATGCCTCAGTCCGACATCGATGCAGCCAAAGAGGAAATGGACGGTAAAACCGTTTATAAATTCACTCTTCAAATTCCCAGTTATCTGGCCTACATGACTTACGGGCCTAACCGTGAGTATAGAAAAGAACTCTCTAAAGCCTATGCAACCAGAGCACCAGAAAACGCAGAGGTCATAGACCAGATCCTCGCACTCAAACATGAAAAATCACAACTGCTAGGCTTTAGCTCTTATGCAGAGTATGCATTGGAGACACGTGATGCAAGTCGCGAAGATGATGTCATCACATTCTTAAATGAACTGGCCGATGCTGCCTTGCCTCAAGCCAAAAAAGAACTTGAGGAACTACGTGAATATGCGAAACGTGTGGATAGTATCGAAGATCTTGCAGGATATGATGTAGGCTACTATTCAGAAAAGCTGAAAAAAGAAAAGTTTGACTTCGATGATACAATCACTAAACCCTACTTCAAACAGGAGAAGGTTTTAGAGGGACTACTATACATTGTCTCAGAACTTTTTGGTGTCACGTTCGAGCCTGCAGATGTACCGACATGGCACACCTGTGTAAAACCTTTTGACATCTTCGAAGAGGGCAAACTCTCCGGACGTATCTACTTTGACCTTGAGGCACGTAAAGAGAAACGCGGAGGGGCATGGATGAATGACTGGGAGACACACTATGTGGATAGCAAAGGAGATTTACATCTTCCTTCCGCTTTCATCGTATGTAACTTCTCGCCAACAACCCCAAAGACTCCTTCTTTGCTTCGACATGATGATGTGGTGACGCTCTTTCATGAGATGGGACATGCGATCCACCACCTTTTTGGAAAATGTAAAGAGCGTTCGGTCTCAGGTATCAACGGTGTGGCATGGGATGTGGTGGAGTTCCCTTCACAGTTCTTGGAGAACTTTGCCTATGAAGCAGCGATCCTAAAACGTTTTGGTTTTCATTATGAAACAGGTGAGCCTATCTCAGAGGAACTAATGGCTAAGATCAAAGAGACTAAGAACTTCCAAGCAGCCCTTGGCATCCTGCGTCAGGTAGAATTCTCGTTGTTTGATTTTGTACTGCATCAGGACCTTTACCAAGGTGAGGAAGTACAAAGATTGCTTGATGGCATTAGAGAAAAAACTTCTTTGCTCACACCACCAAGCTATAACAAATTCCAACACGGATTTGCACATATCTTTGCAGGTGGCTATGCAGCAGGATACTACAGCTATAAATGGGCTGAAGTACTCTCTGCAGATGCGTTTTTCTCCTGTTTGGATAATGAATCAGGATTTAACAAAGAGCGTGCCAAAGGGTATAAAGAGTATATACTTGCAAGCGGTGGTGCGATTGAGATGTCTGAGCTCTACGAAGAGTGGCTTGGACGGAAAGCAGATGTTCAAAGTCTGATCAAACTGTATGAAATAGCATAA
- a CDS encoding argininosuccinate synthase — protein MAKRKIKKAVLAYSGGLDTSIILKWLQDEYECEVVTFTADLGQGEEVEPARQKALDMGIKPENIFILDLREEFVKDFVFPMFRANAIYEGEYLLGTSIARPLISKKQIEIAQQTGADAVSHGATGKGNDQVRFELGYLGLNPDIAVIAPWREWDLNSREKLLAYAREHGIEISKKHVDEDGNPKASPYSMDANLLHISYEGLHLENPAAEPEDDMWLWTNSPEEAPDEAEYITITYKKGDPIAINGEEMSPATLLKTLNDYGNKHGIGRIDIVENRYVGMKARGCYETPGGTIMLKAHRAIESITLDREEAHLKDELMPKYAKLIYNGYWWSPERKMMQSAIDATQETVNGEVKLKLYKGNVIVVGRSSDESLYSEAHSTFEEDEVYNQADAEGFIRLNALRFIIEGKKQPERIASLIKSNEE, from the coding sequence ATGGCAAAAAGAAAAATTAAAAAAGCAGTATTGGCGTATTCTGGTGGATTGGATACAAGTATTATTTTAAAATGGCTTCAAGATGAGTATGAGTGTGAAGTGGTTACTTTCACGGCTGATCTTGGTCAGGGTGAAGAGGTAGAACCTGCACGTCAGAAAGCATTGGATATGGGTATCAAACCTGAGAATATTTTTATCTTGGATCTTAGAGAAGAATTTGTAAAAGATTTTGTCTTCCCTATGTTCAGAGCCAATGCCATCTATGAGGGCGAGTACCTGCTGGGTACATCTATCGCACGTCCGCTTATCTCTAAAAAACAGATAGAGATCGCACAACAGACCGGTGCTGATGCTGTGAGTCACGGGGCTACTGGTAAAGGAAATGACCAGGTACGTTTTGAGCTTGGTTATCTAGGTCTTAATCCGGATATCGCGGTGATCGCACCATGGAGAGAGTGGGACCTGAATTCACGTGAGAAGCTTCTTGCGTATGCAAGAGAGCATGGTATCGAGATCTCTAAAAAACACGTCGATGAGGACGGTAACCCTAAAGCAAGTCCATACTCTATGGATGCAAACCTGCTTCATATCTCGTATGAAGGGCTTCACCTTGAAAATCCTGCAGCTGAACCAGAAGATGATATGTGGCTATGGACAAACTCTCCTGAAGAGGCTCCAGATGAGGCAGAGTATATCACGATCACTTATAAAAAAGGTGACCCGATAGCAATTAACGGTGAAGAGATGAGCCCTGCGACACTTCTTAAAACACTGAATGATTATGGAAATAAGCATGGTATCGGACGTATCGATATCGTAGAGAACCGTTATGTAGGTATGAAAGCACGTGGATGTTATGAGACTCCGGGTGGTACGATCATGCTTAAAGCACACAGAGCGATCGAATCTATCACACTGGATAGAGAAGAAGCACACCTTAAAGATGAGCTTATGCCAAAGTATGCAAAACTGATCTATAACGGATACTGGTGGTCGCCAGAGCGCAAGATGATGCAATCAGCGATCGACGCAACACAAGAAACGGTCAATGGTGAAGTAAAACTCAAACTCTACAAAGGGAATGTGATCGTAGTGGGTAGAAGTTCAGATGAATCGCTCTATTCAGAAGCGCACTCAACATTTGAAGAGGATGAAGTATATAACCAAGCGGATGCAGAAGGGTTTATCCGTCTGAATGCATTGAGATTCATCATCGAAGGTAAAAAACAGCCTGAACGTATCGCTTCTCTTATCAAGAGTAATGAAGAGTAA
- a CDS encoding thioredoxin family protein — translation MPVMKYADVKDKIGNGKPLIFSFGMSHCYSCLAMSKVFAEVLEVHPEFQIYSIDGQKERLVSRDIYKLKEMPTQIFFDASGKEVFRHTGAYQKAVLEIILKKYGFDY, via the coding sequence ATGCCAGTGATGAAATATGCCGATGTCAAAGATAAGATAGGTAATGGGAAGCCTCTCATATTCTCATTTGGTATGTCCCACTGCTATAGCTGTTTAGCGATGTCCAAAGTATTTGCTGAAGTATTAGAAGTGCATCCGGAGTTTCAGATCTATTCAATAGATGGTCAAAAAGAGCGTTTGGTGAGTCGTGATATCTATAAACTCAAAGAGATGCCTACGCAGATATTTTTTGACGCCTCTGGAAAAGAAGTGTTTCGTCATACCGGAGCCTATCAGAAGGCTGTATTAGAGATCATTTTGAAGAAATATGGATTTGATTACTAA